The Geothrix sp. DNA segment ACATCCCGGCGGGGCTGGGGCGGCGCTCCCTTCCCGGTGCTCCGGCCCGGCGGAACGGGCCAGGCGGGAGATGCCCGGGTCGGCTTTGACTCAACCTCTGGGCCCGCCGGCCGATGGAGGGGGAAGGCCGGGGGGTTGGAACGGATGGCGATCAAGCGGGTGCGGGTGGATCAACTCAAGCCGGGCATGTACATCCACGACCTGAACTGTGGCTGGCTGCAGCACGGGTTCCTCCGCCAGCAGTTCCTGCTCAAGTCCCTGGGCCAGATCGAGAAGATGCACCACCAGGGCATGCACGATGTCTACATCGACACCGGCAAGGGGGCGGACCTGCCCGGGGCGCCCACCGAGGCCGAGGTGCAGCAGGTCCTGCAGGAACAGCTGGAGGCCTCCGGGACCCAGAGGGCCATGCTTCCTACCGCCCCTGTGCCCCAGCGGGAGGAGGCCGCCGCCGCCCAGCGCATCCTGGGCGAAGCGCAGGGCGTCGTGAAGGACATGATGCATGACATCCGCCTGGGCAAGCAGGTGGATCCGGCCAAGGCCATGCCCGTGGTGGACGAGATCAACGCCTCCATGCTGCGCAATCCCGGCGCTCTGCTGAGCCTCGGGCGCATCAAACAGGCGGACACCTACACCTTCCAGCACTGTGTCAGCGTCTGCGCGCTCCTGGTGAGCTTCTCCCATGCCCTTGGCCTGGATGCCGAGGCGGTCCGCGAAGTCGGGCTGGGCGGCCTGCTGCACGATGTGGGCAAGATGAAGATCCCCAATGAGATCCTCAACAAGCCCGGGCGCCTCACGGAGGAGGAGTTCGCCGTCATGAAGTCCCATGCGGCCCTCAGCCGCGAGCTGCTGCAGGGCACGCCGGGCATCTCGGAGACCGTGATCCGCATCGCCTCCGAGCACCACGAGAAGATGGGCGGGTGCGGGTACCCCAAGGGGCTCCGGGGGAACCAGATCTCCCAGGCGGGACGCATGGCCGCCATCGTGGATGTCTACGATGCCCTCACCTCGAACCGGGTCTACCACAAGGGGATGGAGCCCTCCGATGCCCTCAAGAAACTGCTGGAGTGGAGCGGCGACCACCTGGACGGCGATCTGGTGCAGCTCTTCATCCGGGCCCTGGGCATCTACCCCGTGGGCAGCCTGGTGCGCCT contains these protein-coding regions:
- a CDS encoding HD-GYP domain-containing protein gives rise to the protein MAIKRVRVDQLKPGMYIHDLNCGWLQHGFLRQQFLLKSLGQIEKMHHQGMHDVYIDTGKGADLPGAPTEAEVQQVLQEQLEASGTQRAMLPTAPVPQREEAAAAQRILGEAQGVVKDMMHDIRLGKQVDPAKAMPVVDEINASMLRNPGALLSLGRIKQADTYTFQHCVSVCALLVSFSHALGLDAEAVREVGLGGLLHDVGKMKIPNEILNKPGRLTEEEFAVMKSHAALSRELLQGTPGISETVIRIASEHHEKMGGCGYPKGLRGNQISQAGRMAAIVDVYDALTSNRVYHKGMEPSDALKKLLEWSGDHLDGDLVQLFIRALGIYPVGSLVRLSDGKLAVVVEQQEDLLRPTVRVVYDAVRGYGLPPRDLDLLASDHHIESFEEPAEWDLNPLDYLRA